The segment CAAAATTTACTACAAATGAAGTAGCGTTAAATATTAAAGAAGTTAAAAAACCTGAAACTAACGCATATTTAGTTGCAGAAAATATAGCTCAACAACTTGTTAAAAGAATTTCATACAGAAGAGCGATGAAAAGAGCTATGCAATCATGCATTAGATTAGGTGCTAGAGGAATTAAAGTTTCTGTCAGCGGAAGATTGGGTGGAAATGAAATAGCTAGAACCGAATGGTTAAGAGATGGCAGTATACCTTCTCACACACTAAGAGCGGATATTGATTATGCAGAGGCAGAAGCCTTAACCACTTATGGAATTATAGGTATTAAAGTTTGGATTTACAAAGGTGAAGTATTTGCAAGAGAATTTAGCCAAGAAACAAATAAAATAACACCAAAAGAGGGTAAAGAATAATGCTTCAACCAGTACGAACTAGATGGAGAAAAGCTCATAAAGGTAGAATTCATGGTACGGCTACCCGTGCGAGTTCTATTAATTATGGTGCGTATGCACTTAAAGCCTTACAACCAGAACGTATTACAGGAAAACAAATTGAAGCTGCTAGAGTTGCTTTAACAAGACACATGAAGAGACAAGGTAGAGTTTGGACTAGAGTATTTCCAAATGTACCAGTTTCAAAAAAACCTATAGAAGTTAGAATGGGAAAAGGTAAAGGAAACCCTGAATTTTTTGCATGTAGAGTTAAACCAGGTAGAATTTTATTTGAAGTTGATGGTGTTTCTGAGCAAATATCTAAAGAGGCATTGTATAAAGCTTCAGCAAAGCTGCCCATTAAAACAAAAATAATTAAGAGATACGCATAATGAAAAAGCAAGAAATTAAAAAATTATCTAAAGATGAAGTTGTGAAAAATATTGATAAACTAAAAAAAGATCTTTTTAATTTTAGATTTCAAAAAATGAATTCTCAAGTTACAAATCCAGCAAAAATTGGTGAAACAAAGAAAACAATAGCAAGATTAAAAACTATATTAAAAGGAAAGATTAATGCCTAAAAAAATTTTAACAGGTGTAGTCATAAGTGACAAACCAAACAAAACAGTGACTGTAATGGTAGAGAGAAAATATTCACATCCGGTTTTGAAAAAAGTAATTAAGGTGAGAAAAAATTACAATGCTCATGATGAAAATAATACTTTTAAAACTGGTGATAAAGTATCAATTATAGAGAGCAAGCCTTTCTCTAAAAATAAAAAATTTCAAGTTATGGAGAATACAAAATAATGATCGGTGTACAAACAGAATTACAAGTTGCAGATAATACTGGAGCAAAAAGAATTGAGTGCATTAAAGTTCTTGGTGGCTCAAAAAGAAGATATGCAAGTATTGGAGATACTATAGTTATAGCTGTTAAAGAAGCTATACCTAAAGGTAAGGTAAAAAAAGGAACAGTTCATAAAGCTGTAGTAGTAAGAGTAAAAAAAGGTATCCATAGAAACGATGGATCTAAAGTAAAATTTGATAATAATGCAGCTGTGCTTGTTGACGATAAAGGTGAACCAGTAGGTACAAGAATTTTTGGGCCTGTAACAAGAGAACTGAGAAGTAGAGGGCAAATGAAAATAATTTCATTAGCACCGGAGGTTTTATAAAAATGATAAAAAAAGGTTTAAAAGTAAGAGTTTTAACTGGAAAAGATAAGAAAAAAGAAGGTGAAGTAATTGAAATTGATAGAACTAACAATAGAGCAAAAGTTAAAGAGATCAACATGGTAAAAAAACATGTTAAGACGACAAAGGAAAAAAAAGGTGGAATTGTATCGAAAGAAAGTTTTATTCATTTATCAAATTTAAAACTAATCGATGATAAGGCAGTTAAAAAAACAGAGGCTAAAAAATAATGACACCTAGATTAAAAGAAATTTTTAGTAAAGAAATTCAACCTGCTTTAAAAGAAACGCTTGGTTTGAAAAATATCTATATGGCGCCTAAAATTGAAAAAATTGTATTAAACATGGGACTTGGACTAGATGGCGCAGATTCTAAAATTTTAAAGGCATGCGAAGAAGATATGGCTAAAATAACTGGACAAAAACCAGTTATTACAAAATTTAAAAAGTCAGTAGCAAACTTTAAGACAAGAAAAGGCTCTAATGCTGGTTTAAAAGTAACTCTAAGAAAAAACAAAATGTACGAGTTTATAGATAGACTTGTAAATATTGCATTACCAAGAATTAAAGATTTTAGAGGACTTTCTTCAAAAGGTTTTGATAAATTTGGTAATTATACTTTTGGAATTAAAGAACATATCATATTTCCAGAAGTAAGCTTTGATAGAGCTGATAAAGTGAGAGGACTAGATATTGTAATAGTAATTAAGGCATTAAATAAAGATCATAGTTTTGCTTTATTAGAAAAAATGAATTTTCCATTTATTAAAAAAGGAGACAATTAGATATGGCTAAGTTAAGCGCTGTAAATAAAAATAAAAGCAGAATAAAACTTTCTGACAAATTATTTAAAAAAAGACAAAGTCTAAAAAAAATAGTTATGAACAAAAAACTTCCATTAGAAGAAAGATTTAAAGCACAACAAAAACTTTCTCAACTTCCAAGGAATTCAGCTAAAACAAGAGTTATGAACAGATGTGAAATAACTGGCAGACCTCATGGCGTATATAGAAAATTAAAGATTTCAAGAATTGCATTAAGACAACTAGGATTACAAGGAAAGATACCGGGCTTGGTTAAATCAAGCTGGTAGAAAGGAATAATTATGAGTTTAAGTGACCCAATTGGAGATATGATAGCAAGAGTTAAAAATGCTCAAGCTAGAAATCATAAAAAAGTAGAATTACCCTCTTCAAATTTTAAATCAAAGATTGCTGATATACTTAAAAACGAAGGGTTTATTAAAGATTTTAAGATTAATGCTGTAGATAAAAAACCAACATTATCATTAGAACTAAAGTATCATTCTGGAAACCCAGTTATTAGCGCTTTTGAAAGAGTATCAAAACCTGGTAGAAGAATTTTTTCAAGCGCTGAAGGTCTACCGAAAATTAATAATGGTCTTGGGATCGCAATAGTTTCAACACCAAAAGGTGTGATGACAGATATAGATGCAAGAAAACAACGTGTTGGTGGCGAAATAATTTGTAAGGTATTTTAATGTCTAAAATTGGTAAAATAAGTATTTCTATTCCTGAAAAAGTCAAAGTTGCTTTAACCGGTAATATGATAAACATAGAGGGACCACTTGGAAAAAAATCAGTAAATATTGATTTAGATATGTTCAATTTAGACATCCAAGAAGGTAAAGAAATTTCAATTAAACCAAAAGAAATAAATCAAAACTCAAAAAGATTGTGGGGTATGAATAGAAGTTTGATCAATAATGCTGTTATAGGTTCTAGCACTGGTTATGAAAAAACGTTAGAACTTGTAGGAGTAGGTTATAGAGCAGCTCTTAAAGGCAACCAATTAAACCTTCAACTAGGATATAGTCATGATATTGATTTTGATATACCAGAAGGAATTAAAATAGCCGTAGAAAAACAGACTACTCTCAAAATTACAGGCTCAGATAAACAACTAGTAGGGTCTGTTGCATCTAAAATAAAAACATTTCGAAAAATAGAACCTTACAAAGGTAAAGGAATTAGAGAAAAGGGACAATATGTTCTTAAAAAAGAAGGAAAGAAAAAATAATGAAACTAAATACTAGTATTAGAAAAAGATTTAGAGTTAGCAATAAAGTTAAAAAAGTTGCTCCTAAAGATAGATTTAGATTATGTATTTCAAGATCTTCAAAAAATATTTCTGCACAAATAATTGATGATGTTAAAAAGATAACTTTATTATCATCATCATCAATCGATAAAGATATGAAAGGTGGAGATAAGGTTAGCAAAACTGAGTTATCAAAAAAAGTTGCAGCTAATCTTGCAAAAAAAGCTCAGGAAAAAAAAATTACCAAAATTTTTTTTGATAGAGGTATTTATAGATACCATGGAAGAGTTAAAGTATTTGCTGAAACACTACGTGAAAATGGAATGGATTTTTAATTATGGATAATTTTAAAGATAAAAAAACTGACGATATTTTAGAAAAATTAGTTCACATTAACAGAATTACCAAAGTTGTAAAAGGTGGACGTAGATTTGGATTTTCTGCATTAGTCGTTGTTGGTAACCAAGCTGGTAAAATAGGTATTGCTCATGCTAAGGCTAAACAAGTTCCTGATGCTATTAAAAAAGCAAATGAAATGGCAAGAAGAAAATTAACTCATATTCCTCTTAGAGAGGGTAGAACAATTCATCATGATGTTAGAGCAAAAGATGGTGCTGGAAGAATTGTTTTAAGAGCAGCATCTAAAGGCACTGGAATTATAGCAGGTGGCCCAGTTAGAGCCGTTTGTGAAGTATTAGGTGTTAAAGATATTGTTGCAAAGTCTATGGGTACATCAAATGCTCATAATGTTATTAGAGCAACAATGAAAGCTTTGTTAAAACAAAATTCGCCAAAACAAATATCATCAATAAGAAATAAAAAGATTTCTGAGATTGTGGAAAAAAGAGGATAATGATTACTTTAAATACAAAACAAAAGATTAATACATCTAAAATGAGAGTTGGCAGAGGTATTGGCTCTGGAAAAGGCAAAACATCTGGAAGAGGTGTTAAGGGTCAAAAATCTAGGTCAGGTGTAGCAATTAAGAGTTTCGAAGGTGGTCAGATGCCTTTATACAGAAGACTTCCAAAAAGAGGTTTTAATCCTATTTCAAAACAGAACATTGCGATAATGAATTTGGAAAAAATTCAATCTTATATTAATGAAAAAACCATAAATCCTAGTGATATTATTAATATGGAATTATTAAAAAAATTGAAATTGATAAATAAAAATTCCCAAAAATTAAAAATATTAGGAACAGGCGAAATAAAAGATAAAGTTAATATAGAAGCGGATTTAGCCTCTAAATCAGCAATAGAAAAACTAGAAAAAATTAGTGGATCTATTCAATTAAAAAAATAATTAGCCAAAATGAGTTCTTCATCATCAACCAATGATTTAAGAAATAGAATATTATTCACTATATTTATACTCGCGGTTTACAGATTTGGAACTTTTGTTCCGCTTCCTGGAATCGATCCAGAACAGCTTAAAATTATGATGGAAGGTAATCAAAAAGGATTACTTGGTATGTTTAATGTATTTGCAGGAGGTGCAGTTAGCAGAATGGCAATTTTTGCATTAGGTATAATGCCATATATATCTTCAGCTATTATTGTTCAATTGATGACTGGTGTTTCTGAATATTTTAAAAATTTAAAAGCACAAGGAGAAACAGGAAGAGCAAAAATAACTCAAATTACTAGATATGGAACTGTATTATTAGCAACATTACAAGGTTATGGTTTATCTGTTGGATTAGAGTCATCTGCAGATTTAGTTATTAACCCAGGAGTTTTTTTTAAATTAACAACTGTAACAACAATTGTTGCAGGAACAATGTTTTTAATGTGGTTAGGTGAACAAATTACACAAAGAGGTATAGGTAATGGTATTTCTTTAATTATTTTTGCTGGTATTGTTGCTGAAATTCCTCGTGCTTTAGTGACTACTTTTGAACTTGGTAGAACTGGCGCTGTTTCAACATTCATGATTTTAGCAATTTTTGTTTTATTAATTTTAACAATTCTCTTTGTTGTTTTTATGGAAAGAGCATTAAGAAAGATATTAATTAATTATCCAAAAAGACAAATGGGAAATAAAATGTATGGAGGTGAATCGTCACATTTACCACTAAAAATTAATCAAGCTGGAGTAATACCAGCAATTTTTGCATCAGCACTTTTATTATTACCGGTAACTTTTTCAAATTTTTCATTTTCTAATAATGAAACATTTTTAAATTTAAGTTCTTATTTTACACAAGGTCAACCTTTGTATATGTTGTTATATGCGTCAGGAATAATATTTTTTACATTTTTTTATACAAACATTACTTTTAATCCTACTGAGACTGCAGACAACTTAAGAAAGTATGGTGGTTTTGTTCCAGGAATTAGACCAGGTGAAAGTACAGCTTTATACATAGAAAATATTTTAACAAAATTAACAACGATTGGCGCACTATATTTAACTTTAGTTTGTTTATTACCAGAGTTTTTAATTGCAAATTATCCAATACCTTTTTATCTAGGTGGAGCTTCAATTTTAATTGTTGTAGTGGTTGCTATTGATACAGTAACTCAAATTCAAACAAGATTAATGAGTTCTCAATATGAACAATTAATCAAGAAAACAAAATTTGGTAAGTAAAAGTGAATATTATTTTATTTGGGCCTCCTGGCGCAGGTAAAGGCACACAATCTAAATATCTAGTAAATAAACTAAATAATTTTCAAATATCAACAGGTGATATTTTGAGAGATGAAATTAAAAAGAATTCAGATATTGGTAAACAGATAACAAACGATATGAATGATGGAATTTTCATAAGTGATGATATTGTTAATGAGCTAGTAGAAAAATTAGTCAACGATCCCCAAAAAAAAGATAGATTTATATTTGATGGATATCCAAGATCATTAAGTCAGGCTAAAAATTTAGATGATTTATTAAATAATTCAAATCAAAAAATTGACCATATTTTTTTTCTTAATGTAAACAAAGAAACAATCATAAAAAGAATTGAAAAAAGAAAAGTTTTAGAAAATAGGTCTGACGATGATATGAATACAATTATAAAAAGGTATGATACATATATGGAAACGACGAAACCTGTTCTAGATTTCTACTCTAAGAATCCAAATTTTCATGAAATAGACGGAACACAGGAAATTGATGAAATAACAAGGAAAATAGACAATTTTATCAATGTTTAAGGCGTTGACTTTAGATAATCTTCTTATATAAAAGGCACAAATTTATCACAAAAATTATGGCTCGTATCGCAGGTATTAACATCCCACAAAATAAACTTGTTCACATAGGACTTACTTATATTTATGGAATAGGTGACAAATTTTCAAATCAAATATGTTCTTCACTTGAAATTCCTAGAGCTAAAAGAATAAACGAATTGACAGACGATGAAATATTAAAAATTAGAGAATACATTGACCAAAATTTCAAAGTTGAAGGTGATTTGAGAAGGGATTATTCGCTTAGCATTAAAAGATTAATTGATCTTGCGTGCTATAGAGGAACTAGACATAGAAAAAAATTGCCTGTCAGAGGTCAAAGAACTAGATGTAATGCTAGAACAAGAAAAGGTAAGGCGATTGCAATAGCAGGAAAAAAATTAACTCCAACTAAAAAATAATTATGGCTAAAGCTGATAAAGTTGAAAATAAAGATCAGAAGGTAGAAAAATCTTCAAAGAAAAGTAATAAAAGTTCTTATTCGAAAAAGAAAAAAATTAAAAAGAATATTTTAAATGGTATCGCTTACGTACAATCTACATTCAACAATACGATAATTTCAATTGCCGATACTAATGGCAACGTAATATCATGGGCTTCTGCAGGACAAAAAGGATTTAAAGGTTCAAGAAAATCTACTCCATATGCAGCTCAAATTGCTGCTGACTCTGCAGCCTCAAAAGCTTTAGAGTATGGAATGAAAACATTATCAGTTGAAGTTAAAGGACCTGGTTCAGGACGTGAAACAGCTTTAAGAGCATTACAAGCTAGAGGTTTTAAGATCTTATCAATAAAAGATACTACGCCAATGCCTCATAATGGAACTAGACCACCAAAAAAAAGGAGAGTTTAATGGAAGTCGAAAATGTAAATGTAAAAAACTGGAAGTCACTAATTAAACCATCAAAATTAGATGTACAAATTAGTGATGATTTAACTCATGCGAAGATAATCGCAGAACCATTAGAAAAAGGTTACGGATTAACTTTAGGTAATTCACTTAGAAGAATTTTGTTATCATCTATTAGAGGTGCAGCTGTTACTTCGATCCAAATTGATGGAGTTTTACATGAGTTTACTTCAATTAAAGGAGTTAGAGAAGATGTAACTGATATAGTGTTAAACGTTAAATCTTTAGCATTAAAATCTAATTCAGAAGGTACTAAAAAATTAGTTTTAGATGCCAAAGGACCTGGTGAAATTAAAGCTTCTGATATAGCTCCTGTAGCTGATGTTGAAATTCTAAATCCAGATTTAGTTATATGTAATCTTGATGAAAATACTAATTTCCATATGGAAATGAATGTAAATACTGGAAAAGGATACGTTCCTGCAGATTTAAATAAACCAGAGGAGCCACCTTTAGGTCTTATTGCGATAGACTCATTATATAGTCCAGTTAAAAAAGTTTCATACTCAATAAGCACCGCAAGAGAAGGTAAAGCATTAGACTATGACAAATTAACTATGGAAGTTGAAACTAACGGGGCAATCTCTGCAGAGGACGCAGTGGCCTATTCTGCAAGAATTTTTCAAGATCAATTGAAAATGTTTGTTAATTTTGATGAGCCTGTAGAAGCACCGGTTAAAGAAGTTTCGACAGAACCTGAGTTTAATAAAAATTTACTGAGAAAAGTTGATGAACTTGAACTATCAGTAAGATCTATGAATTGTCTTAAAAATGATAATATAATTTATATTGGTGATTTGGTGCAAAAATCTGAAGGAGAAATGTTAAGAACTCCAAATTTTGGAAGAAAATCTTTAAATGAAATAAAAGAAGTTCTAACTGGAATGTCTCTCTACCTGGGTATGGAAATACCAAATTGGCCGCCAGATAATATAGCAGAAATGTCCAAAAAATTAGAGGAAGCTATCTAATGAGACACGGAATGGCAAATAAGAAGTTAAATAGAACTTCTGAACATAGAAAAGCTCTTTTAAAGAATATGTTAAATTCTTTGATTAAATATGAGCAGATCAAAACTACTTTGCCAAAAGCTAAATTCTTAAAACCGCAAGCTGATAAAATTATTACACTAGGTAAGAAAGAAACATTGCAAACAACAAAAATGCTCGTTTCTCAACTTCAAGATATAAAATCTGCAAACAAAGTAAAAAAAACACTTTCAAAAAGATATGAAAAAAGAAATGGTGGATACACAAGAATTATAAAGGCTGGGTTTAGATATGGTGATAATGCACCTATGGCAATTATAGAGTTTGTTGATAGAGATGTTGAGGCTAAAAGAGTAGATAAGCCAAAAAAAGATACTACTAAAGAAACACAAAAAGCTGAAGAAAAGAAACAAGCAACAGCATAATCTTTAATCATGAAAAAGTCATATACCGTTGATGCAACGTGTAATGATATGCGTATTGATCGCTGGACAAGATTAAAAATTGGCAAAATTCCACAAGGATTAATTGAAAAATATTTTAGGTCTGGAAAAATAAAGATTAATAAAAAAAAAATTAAAAGCTCAACTAAAGTTAAGACCAATGACGTTATAAGTTTTTTTAATTTAGACTTTAAAGAACAGATAATTCAGAAGAAAATAAAATTTGAACCATCAAAAGAAATCATTAAATCTAATGAAGATCAAATTATAGATAATAATGAAAATTTTATAGTTTTAAATAAAAGCTCAGGTATCTCTGTTCAAGGTGGAACTAAGTCAAAAAAAAATTTAGTAGATATTTTTGCTAAGAGTGAAATCTTTCAAGGAACAAAACCATATTCAGTTCATAGATTAGACAAAGACACTTCAGGTGTTTTCATAATGGCTAAGACAAGACAATCTGCACAATTGTTAACCTCTTTATTTAGATTACGAAAAGTTCACAAAACATATTTAGCCATCTGTCATGGAGAATTAAATAAAGATTCTGGTGAATGGAACGATGATCTTATTCGATATGATGGAGAAAAAAAAATTATAGAAAAGGCAAAAACAATTTATAGAGTTTTAGATAAAAATTCAGAAGCAAGTTTAGTTGAATTAAAACCTATTACTGGTCGTAAACATCAACTTAGAAAACAATTATATGCTTTAGGACAACCAATATTTGGTGATATTAAATATAAATTATCTAATTCCTCAAGAGGTTTAAATAAAAATTTAATGCTTCACTCATATCAGATTAAATTCATCATTGATGATGTTAAACACACTTACACAGCTTTACTACCAGATTACTTTAGAAAATTATTAAAGACAAAAAGACTTAAATTTCCAGGTTTGAAATAAATTTTTCTATTAATAAATTATCTAAGTTTGAATAATCATTTTTTGCAATACTAATTAGATTGGTAACACCTTTGTCTTTGACTCCACATGGTATAATTTTTTTATATTGATTAAGATTATTATCTATATTTATTGCAAACCCATGATAAGCAATCCATTTTTTTACTCTCACCCCAATTGCTGCAACTTTGTTTACTGTTTTATTTTTTTTATGCCAAATTCCGATATTATTTTTGTCTGAAAATGTTTCTATCTTATATTCTTTAAGAGTTTCTATAATTGTTTTTTCTATACAAGAAATAAACTTTCTAATATCTTTTTTTTTTCTTAAATCTAAAACAAAATAACAGATTAATTGACCCGGAGAATGACAAGTTATTTTACCACCACGATTAGTTTTGATTAAATTAATAGAATTATCTAAAATTTCATTTTCTTTATAGCTTGTACCAGCTGTAAATATTTCATCATGTTCTAGTATCCAAATAAGTTCCTTATCTTTATTTTTGTATAAATTTTCCAATCTTTTTTCCAATAAATCTATTGCACTAAAATAATTTATTGGTTTTATTGACTTTTTGATCTCTAGATTCATTTATAAATTGTATTATCTTAATTATCTATTAATAGTCCAATCTAAATTATAGGTAGATTTATGTCTTTAGTTAAAAAAATAAAAGATAAAAAAGTAAATTTTGAATTTAATAAAGAATATATAAAAGTTGTAACATCTAAGATTGCTAACAATGATGCTACTTTTATTACAAATTCATTTAAAGAAATGCACCCAGCTGACGCAGCTGATATTATAGAACATCTAAATCAATCTGATCGAGAGAGTTTAATAAAACTTAATAACTTTAAAATTGATCCTGAAGTTTTTGTTGAACTTAATGAGTCAATTCAGACAGAAATTATTACTTATCTTTCATCTGACTCAATAGTCTCTATTTTAACTAATCTTGAATCAGATGATGCAATATCAATTTTAGAGAATGTACCTGAAGATGATAAAAATAATATTCTTAGTTCATTACCTCCCAAAGATCGTTTCGCCCTATTAGAAAGTTTGAGTTATCCAGAAGATACAGCTGCAAGAATAATGCAGCGTGAATTTACGGCAATACCTAGTAATTGGTCTGTAGGTCAAACAATTGATTATTTGAGAGAAAATAAAGACCTACCAGAAGAATTTTTAGAAATCTTTATTATCAATGAAGAATTCAAACCAATTGGTACAGTTCCTTCTTCTCGAGTTTTAACTACATCTAGAGACACGAAAATGCTCTCAATTATGTCTGAGTCTCAATTACTAATACCAGTAGATATGGATAAAGAAGAAGTAGCTAACTTATTTGAAAACTATAATTTAAATTCAGCTGCAGTTATCGATAAAAATAATAAGCTTGTTGGAATGATTATGAGTGATGACGTTCTAACTGTATTACAAGAAGAAGCTGAAGAGGATGCTTTGAGATTAGCTGGGGTAGGTGACGAAGAAATAACAGATGGGGTAATAACTAAAACTAAAAGAAGATTTAATTGGCTTTTATTAAATTTATTTACAGCTTTTTTAGCAACTTGGTGCATTAGTTTATTTGGTGCAACAATTGAACAGATGGTGGTATTAGCTTTTTTGATGCCTATAGTTGCATCAATGGGTGGTAATGCTGGAATGCAAACTCTGGCTGTAACTGTTCGAACAATAGCAACAAATGATTTAACAGAAAATAATTTTTCATCTAATGTTTTAAAGGAATTTACTATTGGAATTTTAAATGGAATTATTTTTGCAGCTATAAGTGCTTTTATTGTTCAGATATGGTTCCAAGATAATACTCTTTCAATAATAATTTCAATTTCAATGATATTAACCATGATAATAGCTGGTCTCTTTGGTATTTTAATTCCTGTAACACTTAAAAAAATGAATATTGATCCTGCAATTGCATCAAGTGTATTTGTGACAACAATTACTGATGTAATTGGCTTTGTATCTTTTTTAGGTGTAGGTGCATATTTCTTATAAATTTAAAAATTATCAATTAATCTGATGTCTTTGAAATAATAAGCTAAAAATATTCTAGAACCTTTATATTTGTTTGATTTAGATAGATTTTTAATACTTCTATTCTCTAAATATTCAATTTTGATATC is part of the Candidatus Pelagibacter sp. HTCC7211 genome and harbors:
- the rpsC gene encoding 30S ribosomal protein S3, whose amino-acid sequence is MGQKVNPVGFRLGVNRGWDSVWYAKKKDFGNYLIEDFKIREYIKKNVINSGVSKVMIERTSNKCYVTIYTSRPGFVIGKKGSDIDKIKNNLSKFTTNEVALNIKEVKKPETNAYLVAENIAQQLVKRISYRRAMKRAMQSCIRLGARGIKVSVSGRLGGNEIARTEWLRDGSIPSHTLRADIDYAEAEALTTYGIIGIKVWIYKGEVFAREFSQETNKITPKEGKE
- the rplP gene encoding 50S ribosomal protein L16, which produces MLQPVRTRWRKAHKGRIHGTATRASSINYGAYALKALQPERITGKQIEAARVALTRHMKRQGRVWTRVFPNVPVSKKPIEVRMGKGKGNPEFFACRVKPGRILFEVDGVSEQISKEALYKASAKLPIKTKIIKRYA
- the rpmC gene encoding 50S ribosomal protein L29 yields the protein MKKQEIKKLSKDEVVKNIDKLKKDLFNFRFQKMNSQVTNPAKIGETKKTIARLKTILKGKINA
- the rpsQ gene encoding 30S ribosomal protein S17; this encodes MPKKILTGVVISDKPNKTVTVMVERKYSHPVLKKVIKVRKNYNAHDENNTFKTGDKVSIIESKPFSKNKKFQVMENTK
- the rplN gene encoding 50S ribosomal protein L14; this translates as MIGVQTELQVADNTGAKRIECIKVLGGSKRRYASIGDTIVIAVKEAIPKGKVKKGTVHKAVVVRVKKGIHRNDGSKVKFDNNAAVLVDDKGEPVGTRIFGPVTRELRSRGQMKIISLAPEVL
- the rplX gene encoding 50S ribosomal protein L24, whose protein sequence is MIKKGLKVRVLTGKDKKKEGEVIEIDRTNNRAKVKEINMVKKHVKTTKEKKGGIVSKESFIHLSNLKLIDDKAVKKTEAKK
- the rplE gene encoding 50S ribosomal protein L5, translating into MTPRLKEIFSKEIQPALKETLGLKNIYMAPKIEKIVLNMGLGLDGADSKILKACEEDMAKITGQKPVITKFKKSVANFKTRKGSNAGLKVTLRKNKMYEFIDRLVNIALPRIKDFRGLSSKGFDKFGNYTFGIKEHIIFPEVSFDRADKVRGLDIVIVIKALNKDHSFALLEKMNFPFIKKGDN
- the rpsN gene encoding 30S ribosomal protein S14: MAKLSAVNKNKSRIKLSDKLFKKRQSLKKIVMNKKLPLEERFKAQQKLSQLPRNSAKTRVMNRCEITGRPHGVYRKLKISRIALRQLGLQGKIPGLVKSSW
- the rpsH gene encoding 30S ribosomal protein S8, with amino-acid sequence MSLSDPIGDMIARVKNAQARNHKKVELPSSNFKSKIADILKNEGFIKDFKINAVDKKPTLSLELKYHSGNPVISAFERVSKPGRRIFSSAEGLPKINNGLGIAIVSTPKGVMTDIDARKQRVGGEIICKVF
- the rplF gene encoding 50S ribosomal protein L6 — translated: MSKIGKISISIPEKVKVALTGNMINIEGPLGKKSVNIDLDMFNLDIQEGKEISIKPKEINQNSKRLWGMNRSLINNAVIGSSTGYEKTLELVGVGYRAALKGNQLNLQLGYSHDIDFDIPEGIKIAVEKQTTLKITGSDKQLVGSVASKIKTFRKIEPYKGKGIREKGQYVLKKEGKKK
- the rplR gene encoding 50S ribosomal protein L18, which codes for MKLNTSIRKRFRVSNKVKKVAPKDRFRLCISRSSKNISAQIIDDVKKITLLSSSSIDKDMKGGDKVSKTELSKKVAANLAKKAQEKKITKIFFDRGIYRYHGRVKVFAETLRENGMDF
- the rpsE gene encoding 30S ribosomal protein S5 — its product is MDNFKDKKTDDILEKLVHINRITKVVKGGRRFGFSALVVVGNQAGKIGIAHAKAKQVPDAIKKANEMARRKLTHIPLREGRTIHHDVRAKDGAGRIVLRAASKGTGIIAGGPVRAVCEVLGVKDIVAKSMGTSNAHNVIRATMKALLKQNSPKQISSIRNKKISEIVEKRG
- the rplO gene encoding 50S ribosomal protein L15 codes for the protein MITLNTKQKINTSKMRVGRGIGSGKGKTSGRGVKGQKSRSGVAIKSFEGGQMPLYRRLPKRGFNPISKQNIAIMNLEKIQSYINEKTINPSDIINMELLKKLKLINKNSQKLKILGTGEIKDKVNIEADLASKSAIEKLEKISGSIQLKK
- the secY gene encoding preprotein translocase subunit SecY — encoded protein: MSSSSSTNDLRNRILFTIFILAVYRFGTFVPLPGIDPEQLKIMMEGNQKGLLGMFNVFAGGAVSRMAIFALGIMPYISSAIIVQLMTGVSEYFKNLKAQGETGRAKITQITRYGTVLLATLQGYGLSVGLESSADLVINPGVFFKLTTVTTIVAGTMFLMWLGEQITQRGIGNGISLIIFAGIVAEIPRALVTTFELGRTGAVSTFMILAIFVLLILTILFVVFMERALRKILINYPKRQMGNKMYGGESSHLPLKINQAGVIPAIFASALLLLPVTFSNFSFSNNETFLNLSSYFTQGQPLYMLLYASGIIFFTFFYTNITFNPTETADNLRKYGGFVPGIRPGESTALYIENILTKLTTIGALYLTLVCLLPEFLIANYPIPFYLGGASILIVVVVAIDTVTQIQTRLMSSQYEQLIKKTKFGK
- a CDS encoding adenylate kinase → MNIILFGPPGAGKGTQSKYLVNKLNNFQISTGDILRDEIKKNSDIGKQITNDMNDGIFISDDIVNELVEKLVNDPQKKDRFIFDGYPRSLSQAKNLDDLLNNSNQKIDHIFFLNVNKETIIKRIEKRKVLENRSDDDMNTIIKRYDTYMETTKPVLDFYSKNPNFHEIDGTQEIDEITRKIDNFINV
- the rpsM gene encoding 30S ribosomal protein S13, which produces MARIAGINIPQNKLVHIGLTYIYGIGDKFSNQICSSLEIPRAKRINELTDDEILKIREYIDQNFKVEGDLRRDYSLSIKRLIDLACYRGTRHRKKLPVRGQRTRCNARTRKGKAIAIAGKKLTPTKK
- the rpsK gene encoding 30S ribosomal protein S11, giving the protein MAKADKVENKDQKVEKSSKKSNKSSYSKKKKIKKNILNGIAYVQSTFNNTIISIADTNGNVISWASAGQKGFKGSRKSTPYAAQIAADSAASKALEYGMKTLSVEVKGPGSGRETALRALQARGFKILSIKDTTPMPHNGTRPPKKRRV